The sequence ACCACAGTCACACCATCTTTTCCCAGAACTGTCAGAAACACTGGGCAGAGGACAGTAAATGCATCTCATCACAGGAAAGATACTAACGTGTGATCTTGCAGGTGTAGTTAAATGTGACATCATCGTCTCCATTGCtgttctccagctgctgctgctcctccagcagGGCCATTCCCACCAGGTGGAGCACCTGTACACAGTACACACCGATAACACAAATCCACATCACACAAGCAATCCACATGTAAACTCACAAACATGCTCATGTTTAAACTGACGATTTCTAAACTTGACACTGGGTCTAAAGATATGGGGAAGAAGAATATTCCACTTTGTCAGGGAAACTGGTTAGGAGCTCTGAACTGGTCCCACTGGTCTCACCCTCTGCAGCATAGATTCGGTCCAGCCGCCCCCACTGGGCTCCACGGCCCACTGAAGCACAGCGCCCTCTATAGCCAGCAGCACATCGCACTGCAGCAGGTTCACCAGGCTGCCAAAGAGAGGACAGAGTGGGGGGGGCAGAGGGGGAGGCAGGgctgggaacacacacacagacacacacattaacttAAAAACCAAGTGGCAACCCACAgaaaattaacagaaaaatagGAGCTTGGCTTCAATCATCATCTGTGTCAAAGCTGAAGTGCATTTGGTCAAACTTGGTCAagtctgccccccccccccccccccccccccccccccccccccaggtaACTTCCTGTTATACGAAAATGTGCAACGTGTATTTACCTGTATCCTCTCCGTTCTGCCTCCTCAGCTTCCTCTGAGCCTCCTCGGCCTGAAACCCACACATCACATACTGTTACCATGACAGCACACAGACCCTTGTCCCGATCAATACCCTCACTAGTACACTAATCGGTGTGTGTACCTTGGACTGATCAGCTCTGCTGTAGTGGTAGAAGTACAGGTTGAAGTTTCTGTTCCAGTCAGGACGCAGTTCGTACAGACCGCGACCTGTCACACCTGGCTTCCTGCACACACAATACTACACAGTGAGTACTGCAGTCATGAATAGTTCCCATGTTAATGCAAAACAGTACTATTTCTCTTCCATTGGGTTTTAAGGTGGACTGATGGCAGCTAAATCTGGGTGTGTATTTAAGGTGGACTGATGGTGTACGTTAAGGCAGAAGTACTGAAGAAAACAGACTGACTTGAATAAAGCGACGCTGTCGATGACTCTCTCCAGACCGGTCTCCTTGTTAccctgaagacagaaaacagatcaGCTGTCTGTATTGAGGAGAGTGAGACAAGTGAACAGGTCGACAGGTAAAAGGagacacatataaacaaacagGTGTCTCACGTTTTCAGGTAGAGCTTTCACCAGCTCACTGTGAGCCATCGGTCTGATTGACAGCTGGTGGATGATTTCTCTTCTGACCTCATCAAACGGCTCCACCTGTCCAACACCAGCTATGTAGCGCTCACCTGTaccacacaaatatttaaagctATAGTTTACTAAACATTTACCTGTGTAAATCTGGCTCTTGGCCAGTAACCAGGCTGATACTGACAAGACGTAGTGACACACAGCGTGTGGGACGTAAACACATCTGGGTTGTCTGTCCTGAGGAAAGGCAAGAGGCCTGTCTCTGGACCaagctgctgctctgacagcaAAGTGTTTCCTGAAGATCATTCTGCAGCTGAGCTGATGTCAGTTCACCTGAGTCACCTGCTTAACCTCAACATTTACCTATCTACATGTTTTGACTGGCCTTTATAAAAGAAGCATCACAGACTCACCGATGACCATGATAATGAGGTGAAGCATCTCCTCGATCAGAGTGTTGTTCTGCTGCGCCACATCCtgtcacacacagcagtgtcaGTAGAGTCAGCACTGACCTTGTTGGCCTCCCTGTTTGTCTTCCTGAGGTCTGTTGCAGGCAGCAGAGTGTCAGTACTGACCTTGTTGGCCTCCCTGTATCTCTTCCTGACATCCCCAGAgctgaaaatgtgaaacagtTCGAATCGACTGAGAACGATCATCAGGAAGTGGTTTGGATCCATCATGGACGCACCCGCCTGcatcacaacacaaacacctgTTAGAGACGAGCGCTGTGTCCACAGGCAGAGCCAGAAGAATCACAGGAGACTACCTGCAGCATGATGATGTCTTTGTCGAACATCTCCACTCGGCACTTGACGTTGTGGTAATAGTAGATCTGAATCAGGAACGATGTCaaaggaaacaggaagagaCAACATCAGGTTTGAACGGACAGAGCGCAAAAACAGGTTTAACTATGTTCTACAGAGAGCACTGCATTATGGGTAAATGATAGCCTTGCTGTCTATCGGGCATTTTTGgcctgtcagtctgtcagttacTGTGGTGGTCTGGCTGTAAAAGGTTTGAAATAATGTAGAAGTTCACTGCGTAGCCGACACCTTCACCTTCATCAAGCAGAGAAATGAGAGCGTCTGCTACTGTGGGTTTGTGTTACTGCAGTTCCACCAGAGAAAACCTCAGCGATGGGCATGTGATACCCGTGGGATCTCTGGAAACTTTCCAACATGACAGGAGCTGATCagagattagattagattcagaGCTCCTTAAGCCTGACACAAAAGCGGCTGCTAAACCTGAACTGTTCAGCTAAACCTGAACAGTTCAGCTGCAACCTGGTCTTCCAGGACCTGACTGATCTGATGTGCTTACTGCCTGCTGGCAGTATTATGGGATGTCTGTTCCTGTCAGAGAAGCCAAAAAGCTCAGGTAGGGACTTACTTGATTGATTAGGGAGAAGCCATTCCTCCTCCAcatcccagcatgcacctgGGCACAGAGCACCAGGCAGCGGAGGGGGAGTTCGATTAGGAGGGGCGGACTGAGTTCACCCTGATGGcatacacgcacacgcacacacaggttAATACAGCTGTATTGATCAGTTTAGACAAGGTGATAAGGTTTCAAGTAGCAGCTGTGCAGATGACCCACAACACTGACCCTAGAAATCCCATCAGGTACCGACCAAACACATCTTAGTCAATTTAGTTTTACAGTCCagtcaaatattatttttagtcAGCTGCAAAAAACGTAAGCATTCCTAAACACACTGAATTTCAGACTTCAGAaacccacaaaaataaaaggggAAAAGACGTTAACCGCCTGTCATGAAACGATTCAGTCAAACTGAGCAGACCagatcagtgctgctgttactgACCAGAGGCAGCTGCTCAGGAGAACGTGAAGCCACTTCTGTCCTGCTGAGGAGAACATGGAGACCTGCAGGGGGACAACATACGTCAGCATCTCAGGCTGCAGCGTTTGTACAATCATCCAATCAGAAgatgtcattattttattacatcGTTGTGTcagtctatatgtgtgtgtacctgccAGCAGCCTGCACACCGGCAGGTGTATAGACACTTTATCCTGAGACACCTGGTACCTGTACGTCTCCACACAGTGACCGGCCAGACTCAAGCTGATTGGCTGCTCACCGTCAGGAAGGCTGTTGTGACAGTGACTGAGCGCACTCAGACACTTCTTGTAGGCTTCAATCAACACACGCTCCTGACACGTACAAAATCAAAGAAATGAAGGTTAACTTAAGAAACATGTGAAAGTAACTAATGGTAAGTTTCACGATCAATTCACTGATCAATCATATTTAAATTCCATCAGCTATGATGAATtctacaaacagaaaacacagatgtcACTCACAGTGGACAATTTAGGAGTAAACAGgtaataaaaaatgattaaatcaaATCCTACCTTTTAACGTTTACACACTCATCTCTCAAGcttcaaaactgtttttgattAAATCTGGTGAAATATTTGTTCTTCATAATTATGTGCTTGTTTTGCTTATAGTACTATATGTGGTCTGCATATATGTAatatccctccatccatcctcaTATTCCTGCTGTCCAGGGGGCCTGaaccaatcccagcatgcagtggttGAGAGGCGggtcacagggctgacacacagagacagacacacactcacattcacacctacaggcaatttagagtcccCAACCAAccagacctgcatgtgtttggactgtgggaagagaaaacccacacagacacagggacaacatgcagactccacacaaaaaggccccgggtccacctgggttcagaccctaatcctgacctgcatgtgtttggactgtgggaggagaaaacccacacagacacagggacaacatgcagactccacacagaaaggccccgggtccacctgggttcagaccctaatcctgacctgcatgagtttggactgtgggaggagaaaacccacacagacacagggacgacatgcagactccacacagaaaggccccgggtccacctgggttcagaccctaatcctgacctgcatgtgtttgaactgtgggaggagaaaacccacacagacacagggacaacatgcagactccacacagaaaggccccgggtccacctgggttcagaccctaatcctgacctgcatgtgtttggactgtgggaggagaaaacccacacagacacagggacaacatgcagactccacacagaaaggccccgggtccacctgggttcagaccctaatcctgacctgcatgtgtttggactgtgggaggagaaaacccacacagacacagggacaacatgcagactccacacagaaaggccccgggtccacctgggttcagaccctaatcctgacctgcatgtgtttggactgtgggtggagaaaacccacacagacacagggacaacatgcagatgGTCCTCGACGTTACTATCCTACAAATTTTTAAACGATGCCTGCCCTAACAGGTTGtaattggctgaacacacctgattcaAGTAATCAgaagtgggtagggcagggatatctggaagacaagcaggacagtagcgcttgaggaccaggattggagaCCCCTGATATAGAGTACgtatatatgaaatatgtagTATGTACTAGAGATGGGCATTTGAAGCTAAAATAGTATTTGATATTAACTacatatatataacataaaactatgttactttttgtttttgaaaaacaaaatcactttaaaaTCTTAGGACTATTCAAATACTCAAAAACCACTGCCCATCCCTAgtatgtatatgtttatatacGGGGTTAGTATGTAGCATATAATATGTCGTCTCACGTCAGTGGAGCACCACTCCTGGATCATGGAGATGATGTGAGTCAGTTTCATCTGCAGTGTGAACGCTGCCTCCCACTCAGGCTCCATCTCGATGTGTTGCCCCACCTGCCTCACCACCGGGTCCATgccctgacacagacacagggtCAGAACCAGAGACAGACAGCTGAACTTTCACCAAAATCCTCTTTCGTCTGACCagtctttaataacttttgaatttaaaataatggatcatgcagcgtttggaagaaaactCTGCTACAGGAGATGTTTGTCTGACAACACtcttaataaatttaagaaaatgatttcatctttatttacgtctgtgccatgtgccaacacagtggagggcagctgcctcaatcctactccctatcAAGACTGGAAAGTAAGTGGCGTttcacaaatttagaagaattttatctagcctggaaaaacagtgtAATAACataaaaagctctctgtaaagtcACAACTGGTTCTTCTcgaggtttcttctgtttttccctcttcactgtcaagtgcttgctcatgagggatttgttgggtttttgtttttttgtaaagtgccttaagataATTGTCAcgtgatttggcactatacaaatatattgaattgaattgaaactcTACCTGCTCAGGTGAACTTCTCAGGTGtgtacattttcacattacCTGCATACACTTGAGCAGCTCCAGAAAAGCATCCAGTCCTTCTAGAAATTTGAGTCTGAGCTGATCGCTCCACTCAGAGGGACAACTGATGAGGACATACCTGTACACAGGTACACAGGAGAGAGACTGGTTTCACTGGGGGAGCTGGTGTATAACAAGTATATAATCAGTGTATACCCAGAATATGACGGGTCTCTAGCTGGTGCTCACTTAAGGTCTCCGATGAGGCTCTGGACTCGCCCGAACTTGAAGGCCTGCTGGGCTGTGTAGCGGTCGAACTGGAACCGTCCCTGCAGGTCTCTGTGACGGAGGTGATCCACAAATGTCCTGATGATGGTTGTCATCAGGTTCTCCTCCACCATCAACATGCGGGCCTGCAACACGCATGCACGCagacaaaacagtaaatatatcCAAATGCCTTCCCTGAAGATTAACCGGCCACTCTACTGATTTTAATGGCACTTTAACCCAAACAAGGCTCATTCTGCTCAGCCTGTGAAAACAGACGTATGAGGCATGAAGGTGCAGCATTTGAAGGGTTGGCTGTTTACCAGGGAGAGATTACACGACCTAcgtgcattgtgggaaatgtaggattgTCAGGATCGTCCCTGACAAGTATATAAAGCTGGAAGCAGACTTATCTTTTCTGATGAGACACACTTCCTTGCTCCCACAGTTTTCTTAGATTCTAAGATTGTGAAGTGGGAGCATTTCATGATTATGACTTTACTTCTGAAGAACCTAGAAATGACTAGTGtgtttaaaataagaaacaaacacactatCCTGGCTTATATTCTGGGTCTTGTGGGAAAAGTAATGCTTCACTTTCAACAATGTTCTTGGAACTAAATTCATCATGATGATTGTTGATTTACTAAAGTAGAAGTGTCttacaatacaacaaaaaatcAAGGAGTTCCCTCTCCGAGCTTTATCATAACCTTTTCATTGTTCACTCAACCACTGACTGTAATACAtaaaattaacacaaaacagattttcaCCAGACAAAAGAAACTACTAAAACTACTGAACACCAGCCAACTCACCTGTTTATTAAAGTTCAGAGCACTGgtgtattttaaaacagcacagatcATGTTTAAAGTCAATAACAAGCAATGAAAGTGTCCAAACATTGTTTAAagtgagagaaagtgaaagtgtaagaaagatgtaaaagaaataaactgGTCCTGTTCAGAACTTGTCGCCTCCAACAAAAACTCACCAGTGAGGGGACGGTGAATATTTGTACTGACAGGTCAGTGATGGAGAACTCACGGTCGTGGTCGTCTTTCACGTAGTCGCTCTGCAATCGCTCGTAACTCTACCATGAGgacaaggagagggagagagacagagaaagggaggTGTGTGGAGgtacagaggaggaagagtacTCACCATGGTTGGGACGGTGAAGAGCTGTACAGACAGTGAGGTCACTGACACCACTCGCTCGTGGTCATCCTCCATAAAATCTGTCTGCAGGCGTCTGTAGTTCTAGAGGGGGACGACATTTCACCTctgggtcagaggtcactgctGCCTGGCCGACACCCCTCTAACCCCAAAATTAAACCTCATCAAACAAACACCAATACACGAAGTCTGGAACCAACAAGCCAACAATTTAACCTGAACCTCCAATCACTAGGGGTGGAGCAGTGATTCACAGTTTAAACTACTGTTAAAACTCCGAAAGACCAGTTGACAAAAGCTGGTCTGCCTCCTCAGGGTCCTAAATCAGTCaaatgtgaacacacagacatgaaacacatgCTGATGTGATCTAGTGTGACTTAAACTAGCTGAGGGTCCCATCATCTCATCTTCATAGAGCATGCTTGGTATGGAAGTACTACATTATTAATAAGCACCTCATTGTGACCCAGGGTGAGCTACCTGCTCCTGTGTGGAATTGTGGGTAGTCCAGCTGCTGTATCTTTCTGACAGCTAGCATCTCAGGTGGTGACACTAATGTGTCACTGACACAACATGAACCAGAGGGAGGCAGGAGCGAGCCCCGGCTGCTGCATTTGTGCTGCAAACCTGTGGACTGTGATAGTAACAGCTGGTTAGGTCAGTGTGCAGCTCAGTCTGCTTTGTACTGTCCAGGTgatctctgtacttgtcctgctagaccttagtcctgcatttgacactatcgaccacGGCATCTTagtacagagactggagcatgtgattgggatCAAAGAAACAGAGTTAAAGTGGTTCCATAATAATCGGatagattccagtttgttcatgttcatgatgaaccaCACAAAAATtagttccacaaggttctgtgctaggaccgattctcttcaccttatacatgcttcctttaggcaatgtttttaggaagcactgtattaattaccatttttatgcagatgacactcagctatATCCATCTATGAAACTtgacaacacaaaccagttagccagacttcaagtgtgtctaaagaacataaaggcctggatgaccagtaactttctacttttaaactcagggAAAACAGAGGTTATTGTATTCTGGCCTGAAAACctctaacaatatagctactctagatggcacAGCTCTGGCCTCCAGTACTACTCTGAAAAACCTTGCAGTTAATTTTGACCAAAATAtgttctttaattcacacataaaactagAAAGTTGTCTCACTTCACTGTGCTTACTATGCATGGTTGAAATGACAATCTAAGCACCTTGAACCCTTGATGTCAGTTACcacacacaaaatgtcacaTGTAGAATTAAAACACATGAGGATGGTGCTTTAGTTTCACATCATTCTGATTCTGTCTTCTGATGCCAAGTATTCAACACAGTAATCAGTTACTGTGGAGATGGTCTGTTCATTCATGGAACAACAGTAATCATGATGTCAACATGATGTCGCCCATCAGCGGCTTTGTGAAAACTTCAGGGGACTGTTAGTGGAAAGGTAAATTGATCAGGTGTGTTACCTTGGCAAATTGGATGGCAAAGATCTTCTTATACTTGAGGTCCATGAGGAGGCTGTTCATCAACAGCTGGTGGTAAATGTTCCTCGCTCCTACAGACAGAGATCAGGTGAGTCCTTACCTGTCCCAACAATCATCCCCTAGAATATCAGTAATTACTCCTTAAGCAAGACTTGGACAACAGATGAACTaggtgaattttttttattagttttggAACAACCAGTAGTTTTAAGAAATAACAGATGTGTCCACAGCAGGATGGAGACTGCAAGAACTTTGTcatgaaaacagctttttctaagTGCTTTCTATCGCTTTGAGAACCTATAAAAACATGTGCTTATGTGATGTGACGCGTGTGCGGTTACCTTTCCACATCTTGGAGTCATTGAGCATCAGTCGGTCGACCAGCGAGGAGTTTTCTCCTTCTGAACTTTTCTGAAGACCAACCTGACACAGAATCCTCCTCAGACCATCTGAAACATGTCAACACTGTGCATTATGCAGCAATAGGGACACAGTTGTACAGAAGCATCATGGGTAATGTAACACAGACATACCAGAGTACTGAATGATATGTCCCAACCAACTGAGAGCCTTCAGAGCAAAACACTGATGAGCAACAACAGATGAATGCATCACCTGAACCCTGAGAGGCTTCGACTGACGACTGGTGTTCCTCTGGGGGAAAGAGACAAAGTTAATTCAACCTTCCAGCAACAACAACGGACTGAAGCTGAATTTAAATGTCAGACTGCAGGGCAGCCTCTGCTTTCCAGCAGCCTCACAGACATACAGCAGCTGAAAACAGTGAACATGTCATATACACGTTAAAACTGCAGGTTTAATCCACAAATCACTGATCTATTAAATTTCCTGGCAAATCTTTAATCTGTTCTCTGTCTATTTTTTCATCCAGCACCCGGATGAGTATCAGTCAGCAGTTTAATGTAGTCAGGTCAGTGACAGGTTTGGTCAGTCAGTAGTCCAGTTAGTAGCCTGGTCTGTAGGGGCAGTGGACACTCACCACAATCACAGACTTGGCCTGTTCACAGAACTGGAAATCTCCATACCGAACGGACTTCCTGCCCTGcaccaacacatacacagagcagATGAACTTTATACAATGAGTTTACCTGGAGCTTTCAGCAAATAACATGGACTTCATCACAGACAGAGCAGGGTATGTTCTGACTGAACTAGGGCTGCAATAACTAATCGATAAATTTagattaataaaataatgagcAACAAATCTATCGATTAGTTAGATCGAGTAATGCAGCTGTTTGTGGCGAGCAGAACCAAAAAACGGcagaagtggagaagaaaaTCATATTTTCCACAATTAAACAAGTCATGTGGATGATGGCGGTGCCttcttgttctagtttttctgttatgtggtcaaacaatcagtcatccagtaaaatgtttatggtgtgtacacacacacctgttctgATGACTGACGCAGGTCAGAATCGGttgtggattaaatgtttctgttttcacacaaaTTCCCTACAATGTCATGAGTCACATCCAGAAATAGTGTGTAGTTGttattttaacacatgcagTGACAGTGGAGACAATAGAGCTCACACAAGGGGAGGACTGAAACACTGATTCAGGCCGGGGATTTGTCCACCACTGGCTCACACCATGACACTACCCAGACTTTTTACAAGGGAGCTCTTAGGAGCAAAGTCGTGCTCATATCAGGTCCGTATTCCTCAGACAATTGcttttttacatgcagctcaccaggataGTGTCTAGCAATGTTCAAGTGCATGTCAAAGTATGTAGCTTCATTAGGGTTAATGCGACACAcgctttttatttaaatgtgaaattccAGTAAACAAGTGCCATTTTCAATGTGataaaatttaagatctgtttaaatgtcatcacacataattgttttgttggttttttttattacatgtgtgGAAAACTAAGATTCTATTTTGACAATAAATCATTGAAAACTGACTTCTCTAAATTCTATTGTAAAAATCAGAATACTCGATTTATCAAAAACATAATCGACCGATTAACGGATTATTAAAATACTTGTTTATTGCAGGCCTAGACTAAACTCAGGTCTGTGCTTGTTAAGGATTTCTTCTTAGTAGCCCCACTGTGTTGCTGCAGCTGGATTGCCTTGTATTACACATTAACACTGATAACCAACAGGAGGTGATGTGAAAATGATGAGTACTGACGTCTCTGTCAACGGTGGTGGCGAAGTTGACGGCTTCTTTCTGGCTGCAGTTGACGGCTTTCTGCAGAGTGTAGATCACCTGTTCATATGTGTGAACTTCATCATTGAACAACATGCAGTAGTAGGTATCTCCTCGCTCCCTGCACACAGGAAGAATCAGCACATGCAGTGAAACAGTAATTTCACATTAAAGTAGCGTGTATTCCTGTAATGGTTTGTAGGAATAATGTTTCGTTGATGACTGCTGGTTGTACACTGCCCTCAAGTGTTATGATCTCCACAGGTCGGGACTAAATCAgtttgaaaatgtctgtgtacTTATAACTTTGTGATGACAATTTTGACCATAtcagtgaggacattttggccagtcctgtttgagggttaacacTTGGTATTAGGGTTAAGGCCAGAATTAGGTTTAAGTTTAGGGTAAGGCTTTtggttgtgatggttaagggTCTAGAAAATGCatcagtgtcctcacaaagatagaagaaTTTGCAtgcaagcgtgtgtgtgtgtgtgtgtgtgtgtgtgtgtgtgtgtgcatacggTGGCTCCAATCCTGCAGGGAGCTGGTCCTCCTGTTCCCAGGTCAGCAGGTCCACAGCGTACTTCAAGATGATGGAGAAGATGCTGTAACAACGGTCAACCAGGTCAGCTGGAAGCAGAAGCACAGGATCCTGAAGAGACAAGAAgaacagacaggtaaacagacacagatacacagacagcTAAACAAAGGCAGACGGGTTAACAGATAAACAGATGCTCCACCTCATCTGTGTCCCTGCTGTTGTCTGTGGGAGTGTGTTTCTGGCAGTAAGGACCTCTTTTCCAGGCTTCAGCATCTCCACAGTCACAGAATCCTCCACCTCCTGACGTGGTCatctacaacacaaacacacaaaccatgtTGGGTTTCCTATATTCCATCTGTGATACAGGATGCAGCAACAAGACAGTGCATAacaaataacatacacacacagacccacaagAGACCccacgcacacatacactctgtgtgtgtgctggcagtGTCACCTGCAGCTCACAGCAGACTGTGTTCTTGCTGTGAGCTGCAGTCTCaagtgctgtgtgtgcagctgacaGGTTGACCTTCGACCTCAGAGCTGCAGCCCCAGCAGACCTCATGACTCCACTggtcacagagaaacagagagttGTAAACATTGATACAGTCAGAAAACACAGGACATCTCCACATCCTGCTGACAACTCTGATGACCTGCAGACTGTCCCTGGACTGGCACTGTTAAGGACAGGTCATGTTCAGGggtcacaaacacaaaaacacaggagctcCTCTTCTGAATGTTAGAGCTCAccatcatttttattgtgaataTGCATAGAATGGtccagcacacacacctgtacattttttttatatgagcatgtgcatgtgtgtttcttggAGTAGGATCAGTATCGTACGGTCTGTACCGTCCCCGGGCACGTTTGACCCCTGAAATCCAGTTTGTTTGACTAGTTTGAACGCTTATGTGTGTGGGGCACAGTTTGATCACTAACACCAGCTCCATGACCCGTGTCAGAGTGCTTGTCTTCAGCGATATTGTGGTGACCTCAGTGTGTTGGTCGTTTCAAGTGCAGGGTGAGTGGGGGCAGCAGGggagtgaagaggaggaggagtcatTGTTCTCAGACCCGGTACGAAGCAACTGTGCCTAGTGTGAATACACCCTAACGCCAAAGCATAACACCTGCTGCTTCTGTACATTATAACAGGTAACCAGCAGGACGTGTAGTGGCCGGGGTGTGTGTTTACCTGCCCGCAGGTATGTATCTGTTTCAGAGTCGGTGTGTCATATTTCTGTTGTCACATCCACCAGCTGGTAGTGTGTGTATACTCACCCTGTATCTGTGGTTTTTGTGAACACTGCCCAGGAAACACTGCATGCACAGAACACATGTCGGATCAGCTGCACActccctaaacacacacacacacacacacacacacacacacacacacacacacacacattacattacattatttttcagacatttatcTCATCAAAGTACCACTTTTGGTGCAGGAGCAGGTGTGCGTCAGTTACCTGCAGGAGTAGGTGGGCTCCCCCACCTTGAACACGTGCCCACACAGCGGTGATGGCTGGTTGTTCTCCTGCAGCTGAGCCAGGCCAGCCGCCGGCTCCTTCCCCAGCAGAAGCCACTCCAGAGGAGCCAGAAGGAGCAGCTGACAAgccagctcctctctctgctcctccctccCACCCCCACCGAGGCAGAGGATTCTGGGTACATACATGGCCAGATGACGGTAGACTTCCTGTTGCAAGTCAGCTGCCGCCAGCCATTgctgaggaggagagggagaggaggaggagtgagaaAGAGGAGGCTGTGCTGCAGGCAGTGATGTATCAGAGTAAAAGGATTAATTGTCAGATCTCCAGTTTCCACTGCACTGCTACAAAAACATGGACACATCCCTGCAGGTGTGCAGCTCCAGGTGAACAGGAAGAAACAGTAGAATCCACAGTAGACAACTGTGCCCAGGTGTGTGTACAGGATATAGTATTCCTATAGTGCATTACAATACTCCAACCTGTATAGTAGTCCGGTGTCCAGTCAGTAATCAGCAACAATCAGCTCTGTCACAGTTTTAACCTGCTGACACAGTGACCCACA is a genomic window of Mastacembelus armatus chromosome 15, fMasArm1.2, whole genome shotgun sequence containing:
- the ubr2 gene encoding E3 ubiquitin-protein ligase UBR2 isoform X5; its protein translation is MAAVEADRDPSSVLCSEFLNFSARGTASQWLAAADLQQEVYRHLAMYVPRILCLGGGGREEQREELACQLLLLAPLEWLLLGKEPAAGLAQLQENNQPSPLCGHVFKVGEPTYSCRECAADPTCVLCMQCFLGSVHKNHRYRMTTSGGGGFCDCGDAEAWKRGPYCQKHTPTDNSRDTDEDPVLLLPADLVDRCYSIFSIILKYAVDLLTWEQEDQLPAGLEPPERGDTYYCMLFNDEVHTYEQVIYTLQKAVNCSQKEAVNFATTVDRDGRKSVRYGDFQFCEQAKSVIVRNTSRQSKPLRVQVMHSSVVAHQCFALKALSWLGHIIQYSDGLRRILCQVGLQKSSEGENSSLVDRLMLNDSKMWKGARNIYHQLLMNSLLMDLKYKKIFAIQFAKNYRRLQTDFMEDDHERVVSVTSLSVQLFTVPTMARMLMVEENLMTTIIRTFVDHLRHRDLQGRFQFDRYTAQQAFKFGRVQSLIGDLKYVLISCPSEWSDQLRLKFLEGLDAFLELLKCMQGMDPVVRQVGQHIEMEPEWEAAFTLQMKLTHIISMIQEWCSTDERVLIEAYKKCLSALSHCHNSLPDGEQPISLSLAGHCVETYRYQVSQDKVSIHLPVCRLLAGLHVLLSRTEVASRSPEQLPLGELSPPLLIELPLRCLVLCAQVHAGMWRRNGFSLINQIYYYHNVKCRVEMFDKDIIMLQAGASMMDPNHFLMIVLSRFELFHIFSSGDVRKRYREANKDVAQQNNTLIEEMLHLIIMVIGERYIAGVGQVEPFDEVRREIIHQLSIRPMAHSELVKALPENGNKETGLERVIDSVALFKKPGVTGRGLYELRPDWNRNFNLYFYHYSRADQSKAEEAQRKLRRQNGEDTALPPPLPPPLCPLFGSLVNLLQCDVLLAIEGAVLQWAVEPSGGGWTESMLQRVLHLVGMALLEEQQQLENSNGDDDVTFNYTCKITRPGEAPSPSGSVLALLESLQNAPHLEVHKDMITWILKMVANIKTMRERTSSTSTVSISPGQGAEEMVRDKDKAERKRKAEMARLRREKIMAQMSEMQKHFINENKELFQQSLEELEASTSAAVGNSPPSLELTCVSQVCVGPRRVGGAEQRQLVTCILCQEEQEVRGHGRAMVLAAFVQRSTVLSKNRHHNLPDPEHHDPVFMHPDLSLGIHTASCGHIMHATCWQRYFEAVQLKEQRRQQRLRGHTSYDVENGEFLCPLCECLRNTVIPLLPHTHSPDHSVDHSSLEAWLKTTNQQIAALHFSHRKQSDGAVEEELPVVPAGFSISFTPQNPFSSSISEMITTFSMSAYKVGLKVNPNEQDHRVPVLSWSTCAYTIQSIERLLMDEDKPLFGSLPCRQDDCLSSLTRFSSACWTAAPLKTVHTHFIRLFAALIPDSQVQNTPCVLDIDMFHLLVYTVLSYSSVHSLDQSGRSVVDSAHLHLLHLVTVAHLVQILLTSNTEEVSMDQDNEGSEEEEAAICQLYSTLRKHLDSVLPKVSSGWQLWRCVKTGVLPFLRAAALFFHYLNSTALPADLLVAGPGQWEALCSYLSLPPNLLQLHHSHRTLLEPLIHRWCCHPGVRQTLQGGGVIVRFPRESNRLIELPEDYSVLINQASSFTCPRSGGDKSRAPTLCLVCGSMLCSQSYCCQTEVDGEDVGACTAHTFTCGAGLGLFLRVRESQVLFLAGKTKGCFYPPPYLDDYGETDQGLKRGNPLHLCSERYRKIERLWRQHSIAEVIGHAQEANQTLVAIDWQHL